CTCGGCGTGGGGCGCGGTCCCATCCGGGATGCCCTCATGCGTCTGGACAAGTCCGGCCTGGTCCAGAACATCCCCTACAAGGGGGCCATCGTCATGATGCCGCCCTCCTCCAAGGAGATCGAGCACATCTTCAACCTGCGCATACAGGTGGAGTGTGCCCTGGCCAGGGAGGCCATGCACCAGGCGACCGCCGAGGACATGCACAGGCTGGAGCAGCTGGCCGGCGACCTGGCCGATACCCGTGATGCCGACTTTTTCTTCCACAAGGACAGGGACTTCCACCTGCAGCTCTATTCCCTTTCGCGCATGCATCATCTGCTGGCCGTAGACAGCCACCTGCTGGACTATGTGGAAGGTTTCCTCAATACCCGCCGCTACTCCCCCGAAGACATCTCGCTCTTCATCCAGCAGCACAAGGACATCCTCAGCGCCATGCGGGAGAAGGACGATGACAAACTCATGGAAGCCATGCGCCGCAATATCCTGGTGGGCCTCGAGCTCATGCAGGACGAGATGAAGCGCCTGAAGCGCCACTAGCCGCACGCCGCCGCACACAGCAAGCCACCTCCGGGTGGCTTTTTTCGTTCCGCGGGCAGGAAGGTGTTCCCCTCCTTGCCCAGGTGGCGAGCACCGTGGCTGGACGCCACGAAGGACGCGCGCCTCGCCGGATACGCGGCTGTGGGCATGGATGCCCCGCATGATCCTTGCCCCGTCTCTCCGGCAAAACGCTGCCAGCCCCCTGCGCCGGAGACAGGGCAGAACCCGCTGGCCTGATGCCCGCCTCTCCCGGCAGCCTCCCGGCGGGGAAAGCAGCCGGGCGCCCGTGCAACGCTCGCGCCGCCACGGAAAAAGGCGACATGCCGACGCACGCCGCCTTTCACATCCCTTGTGTTCTTATCTGTAGCGCAGGGTATCAGCGCAGCTCCAGATATTTGTGCACCTGCACGCTCACACGCCACTGACGGGCAAAGGCCGCCTCCACGCACAAGCGTGTGGCTTCCTTCCCCTGGCTCACGGGCTGCAGCCAGACCAGTTCCGTCAGCGGCCGGGCCGCCGCCCTGCGGGCCGCTGCCAGCGCCTGTTCGAAACGGACCAGGTCCTCGGCCGTGTCCACGGGGAACTTGATCTCGCCGGCCCGTTCCCAGGCATCCTGACGCACGTCCAGCCCGCCGGGCATGCCCAGCTTGGGGCTCAGGGTCACCCAGACCGCCGCATGGCAGCGGATGGGCATGGTACCGCTGGTCTCGATCTGCACACGAAAGCCCTCCGCCACCAGCCGCGAGGTCAGCTCCGTGAGGTCATGGCGGCAGGGCTCGCCGCCGGTCAGCACCACATGGCGCGGCCCGGCCTGCCGGATGGCCGCCAGCAGGGCGGCGGGCTCCACGTCGGCATAGCCCGCTCCCGGCCCCTGTTTGGCACGCACGGCGGCAAAGTCCAGCGTCGCGCCGTCCAGGCGGGCGGCATACTGCGTATCGCACCACGGGCAGGCCACCGGGCAGCCCTGGAAACGGACGAACACGGCGGGCGTCCCGGCAAAGGCGGCCTCGCCCTGCAGGGTGACGAAAAATTCGTTGACCGCCAGGGTCCGCATCACAGGCTCCAGCGCGCCCTGCACTTGGCGGTCTCCTCCACCTCCACGGCCACCAGACGGGCCCCGGTGCCTTCCAGCTGCGCCGGGCCCACCACTTCGCCCAGGTAGCGGGCCATGTTCTCGGCGGACGGATTGCAGGGCAGGACGCTCACCGAAGGATCCAGCGCCCGCAGGCCCTCCAGCAGGGGGTCCTTGTCCCAGACCAGGAAGCGGTGATCCCAGTGGTCTTCCAGCCACCGGCACAGGCGCTCCTTGACCACCTGGAAGTCCAGCACGCGGCCCAGGGCGTCCAGCTCGTCGGCGGTGCAGGTGAAATGGATACGGTAATTATGCCCGTGCAGGCGGGCGCAGTGGGATTCGTGGCCGCAGATGCGGTGCCCCACGGAAATGTCATGATAACGGCAGATACTGATCATCGTCTCCTCTCAACGCTCCGGCACGCCGGACGGCGTCGTCCATGTGCGGCACGGGCGGGTTCCGGGCCTCCGGCACTATAGGGCATCTTGACGCGGCTCGGCAACTCTCCCGGCAGGGCCCGGGCAGAGGGCCGCGCGCGGCGCGCTCCCGCCGCAGGGGCATGGGCCTGCCGCTCCCATGCGGGAAAAGCGCTCCCCTCCTCCGCGACATGCAGAGGCGGAGGGAAGGCGCCCCCGCCTAAAAGACGCCGCTCTCGTGCAGGATGTTCAGACCGATGCCCAGCAGCACCACGCCGCCCAGCACTTCGGCCCAGCCGTTGAGCATGGGCAGCGAAGACAGCTTTTTGCCCAGGAAGAGCCCGCAGGCCGAAATGCAGGCACAGACCACCCCGATGAGGCAGGAAGGCAGGAAGGCATTGGTATCCGTCATGGCAAAGGTCAGGCCCACGGCCAGGGCATCGATGCTGGTGGCCACGGCCAGAAGGAGCAGGTTCCAGCCGGCGGTGGGGTCGCTCCGGGGGCAGGCGACAGGTTCGGCCTTGCGCAGGCCGCCGATGCCGGAGCGCAGCATGTTGCCGCCGATCCAT
This is a stretch of genomic DNA from Desulfovibrio piger. It encodes these proteins:
- a CDS encoding GntR family transcriptional regulator encodes the protein MSTASTIKSLAAYDLIRDMILSGEALPGTRLVLVDLEKKLGVGRGPIRDALMRLDKSGLVQNIPYKGAIVMMPPSSKEIEHIFNLRIQVECALAREAMHQATAEDMHRLEQLAGDLADTRDADFFFHKDRDFHLQLYSLSRMHHLLAVDSHLLDYVEGFLNTRRYSPEDISLFIQQHKDILSAMREKDDDKLMEAMRRNILVGLELMQDEMKRLKRH
- the queE gene encoding 7-carboxy-7-deazaguanine synthase QueE: MRTLAVNEFFVTLQGEAAFAGTPAVFVRFQGCPVACPWCDTQYAARLDGATLDFAAVRAKQGPGAGYADVEPAALLAAIRQAGPRHVVLTGGEPCRHDLTELTSRLVAEGFRVQIETSGTMPIRCHAAVWVTLSPKLGMPGGLDVRQDAWERAGEIKFPVDTAEDLVRFEQALAAARRAAARPLTELVWLQPVSQGKEATRLCVEAAFARQWRVSVQVHKYLELR
- a CDS encoding 6-pyruvoyl trahydropterin synthase family protein — its product is MISICRYHDISVGHRICGHESHCARLHGHNYRIHFTCTADELDALGRVLDFQVVKERLCRWLEDHWDHRFLVWDKDPLLEGLRALDPSVSVLPCNPSAENMARYLGEVVGPAQLEGTGARLVAVEVEETAKCRARWSL
- a CDS encoding manganese efflux pump MntP family protein, with protein sequence MSFFTVFLLAVALSMDAFAVALASGCAIREIRLRQYVRVSAAFGFFQFFMPVLGWFLGQSVHHFIEAWDHWLAFVLLAWIGGNMLRSGIGGLRKAEPVACPRSDPTAGWNLLLLAVATSIDALAVGLTFAMTDTNAFLPSCLIGVVCACISACGLFLGKKLSSLPMLNGWAEVLGGVVLLGIGLNILHESGVF